The following proteins come from a genomic window of Pseudomonas cichorii:
- a CDS encoding phage GP46 family protein produces MIIAGSLEASLLRSVIISLFTWRRAGPDDQIDDDERYGWWGDTYPAVTDDRIGSRLWLLRRVKLTAQTQRDAEFYAREALLWLIEDGHVQDIEILTERVDNHRLNLGVVLVVSNGQIVRFNPSEQWQVIYAV; encoded by the coding sequence ATGATTATCGCAGGCTCTCTGGAAGCTTCATTGTTGCGCTCGGTCATCATCAGCCTCTTCACCTGGCGTCGCGCCGGGCCGGATGACCAGATCGACGATGACGAACGTTATGGCTGGTGGGGCGATACCTATCCGGCGGTGACGGATGATCGTATCGGCTCCCGTCTGTGGCTGTTGCGGCGAGTGAAACTCACCGCTCAGACGCAACGGGATGCCGAGTTCTACGCTCGCGAAGCGCTGCTCTGGCTGATCGAAGACGGCCATGTGCAGGACATCGAAATCCTCACCGAGCGGGTTGATAACCACCGCTTGAATCTCGGCGTCGTGCTGGTCGTTTCCAACGGGCAGATCGTGCGCTTCAACCCATCCGAACAGTGGCAGGTGATCTATGCCGTTTGA
- a CDS encoding phage baseplate assembly protein V, whose product MSILNRMLARGTVVLARATSKMQALQMHLTAGEIKDDMEHFEPYGFTCNPLPGAEGIAAFIGGDRSHGLLLVVADRRYRLKALESGEVAIYTDEGDKIHLKRGKVIDIETNTLNVKAAVAVNFDTPQITQTGKIVSQGDQVAGGISQISHTHGGVQGGNGQSGPPVGGA is encoded by the coding sequence ATGAGCATACTCAATCGCATGCTGGCGCGGGGCACGGTTGTGCTCGCCAGGGCGACCAGCAAGATGCAGGCGCTGCAAATGCACCTGACCGCAGGTGAAATCAAGGACGATATGGAGCACTTCGAGCCCTACGGTTTCACCTGCAACCCTTTGCCTGGCGCCGAAGGCATTGCAGCGTTTATCGGCGGTGACCGGTCCCACGGGCTGCTGCTGGTTGTCGCCGATCGTCGCTACCGACTCAAGGCCCTGGAGTCGGGGGAGGTGGCGATCTACACCGATGAGGGAGACAAGATTCACCTCAAGCGCGGCAAGGTCATCGACATCGAAACCAACACCCTGAACGTCAAGGCCGCCGTGGCGGTGAACTTTGATACGCCGCAGATCACCCAGACCGGCAAGATCGTTTCCCAGGGCGATCAGGTTGCGGGCGGCATCAGCCAGATCAGCCATACGCACGGTGGCGTACAAGGCGGCAACGGCCAGAGCGGGCCACCCGTGGGAGGTGCCTGA
- a CDS encoding phage baseplate assembly protein, with product MEKENTVTLSVGGMDYGGWKTISISAGIERQARSFTMGITWQWPGQNITRPIGQGDKCEVRIGGDLILTGWVFATPISYDDKTITLSISGRSLTADLVDCTVINKPGQWKGQGALSIIQALVAPYEVGVVSEIAETGKISDHTIEPAETVFKSIDRILTKFRIFSTDDEQGRLVLARPGSKGRAVDRLELGQNILSASAPLDFSGTFSEYRVIGQRAGNDKTYGKQASEVSAQALDDRANRKRVLVIHESSPVTPELAQSRANWERSNRMGKAQVTTYKVQGWRQTNGDLWRHNTLVRVVDRVIGFDQDMLISQITYSLDEKGTLTTLVVGPPEMFDAEPDDPHKTGKK from the coding sequence ATGGAGAAGGAAAATACGGTCACCTTGTCGGTGGGTGGTATGGATTACGGTGGCTGGAAAACCATTTCGATCTCTGCCGGCATCGAGCGTCAGGCCCGCAGTTTCACGATGGGCATTACCTGGCAGTGGCCTGGACAGAACATCACCCGGCCTATCGGGCAAGGCGACAAATGCGAGGTTCGTATCGGGGGGGATCTGATCCTGACGGGCTGGGTTTTTGCGACACCCATCAGCTATGACGACAAGACGATCACCCTGAGTATTTCCGGGCGCTCTCTGACGGCCGATCTTGTCGATTGCACGGTGATCAACAAACCCGGTCAGTGGAAGGGCCAAGGGGCGCTCAGCATCATTCAGGCGCTTGTTGCTCCTTACGAGGTGGGCGTGGTGAGTGAAATCGCTGAAACCGGCAAGATTTCCGACCACACCATTGAACCTGCTGAAACGGTGTTCAAGTCCATTGACCGGATCCTGACGAAGTTTCGCATTTTCTCTACCGACGATGAGCAGGGGCGTCTGGTGCTGGCCAGGCCTGGCAGTAAGGGACGGGCAGTGGATCGGCTGGAGCTGGGGCAGAACATCCTTTCTGCGTCGGCGCCTCTCGATTTCTCCGGCACTTTTTCCGAGTACCGGGTGATCGGACAACGGGCAGGCAATGACAAGACGTATGGCAAGCAAGCCAGCGAAGTGTCGGCGCAGGCTCTCGATGACAGGGCCAATCGCAAGCGCGTCCTGGTCATCCATGAGTCGTCACCTGTGACTCCCGAGCTTGCCCAGAGCCGCGCGAACTGGGAGCGCAGCAATCGCATGGGCAAGGCGCAGGTCACGACCTACAAGGTGCAAGGATGGCGGCAGACCAATGGCGATCTCTGGCGTCACAACACGCTGGTGCGAGTCGTGGATCGGGTGATCGGGTTCGATCAGGACATGTTGATCTCGCAAATCACGTACAGCCTCGACGAGAAAGGAACGCTGACGACCCTTGTGGTCGGCCCTCCTGAAATGTTCGACGCCGAACCCGACGACCCGCACAAGACTGGCAAAAAGTAG
- a CDS encoding DNA circularization protein: protein MTTWRDRLMPASFRGIGFFVDTDSVPVGRKGQLHEFPQRDEPYFESLGKESQIYTMEAFLVGDDCFERRDRLLEALEVNGAGELVHPWLGRMQVQVGGCILKHNRTEGGVVRLSLKFYPDQPLRFPTSTVNTRRQLVQASDGLLASALKRYKAVMSVVDAVRINIQALRSTLSGIFAVIQRQFTPFMTIYSDVTSLVHSLVNAPLTLSTMFSSFFASFDGDSSSGNSSRAGSSASFNASTGSGSGTGTNAGTATSGSASSNGSSVNYRATISDATQQAESIASINLVNQGGGLDTGSTAQATANLVQDALLVKVARVVASMPVATAAVPIIATPSLEHQVVMPVDRAQVPVADDVIELRDTLSSAIWEASLKADPEHYLALNTLRQALIRHLNAVAASGVRLVDIKVAEPLPALVLAYRRFGDATRLTEVVQRNRVQHPGFLPPGTLKVAQE, encoded by the coding sequence ATGACTACATGGCGTGACAGGCTGATGCCCGCTTCTTTCCGGGGTATTGGTTTCTTTGTCGATACGGATTCTGTTCCGGTCGGTCGTAAAGGTCAGCTTCACGAGTTTCCACAACGCGACGAGCCTTATTTCGAGTCGCTGGGCAAGGAATCCCAAATCTATACGATGGAGGCCTTCCTGGTTGGCGATGACTGTTTCGAGCGTCGTGACAGATTGCTGGAAGCTCTTGAAGTCAATGGGGCGGGTGAGCTTGTCCACCCGTGGCTTGGACGCATGCAGGTGCAGGTTGGCGGTTGCATCCTGAAGCACAACCGGACTGAAGGCGGCGTCGTCAGACTGTCGTTGAAGTTTTATCCGGATCAGCCGCTGCGCTTTCCGACTTCAACGGTCAATACCCGGCGACAGCTCGTGCAGGCATCAGACGGGTTGCTGGCTTCGGCGCTCAAGCGTTACAAGGCGGTCATGTCTGTGGTGGACGCAGTGCGCATCAATATCCAGGCGCTGCGCAGTACGTTGTCGGGAATCTTTGCCGTGATTCAGCGGCAGTTTACCCCCTTCATGACGATCTACTCGGATGTGACCAGCCTGGTTCATTCGCTGGTCAATGCGCCCCTGACGTTGAGCACAATGTTCTCCAGTTTCTTTGCCAGCTTTGATGGGGACAGCAGTAGCGGCAACAGTAGCCGTGCCGGCTCAAGTGCAAGCTTCAATGCGAGCACAGGGTCAGGTTCAGGCACTGGCACAAATGCCGGAACAGCTACCAGCGGGAGCGCGAGCAGCAACGGTTCGTCCGTCAATTACAGGGCGACGATTTCCGATGCCACGCAGCAGGCCGAGTCCATTGCCAGTATCAATCTGGTCAATCAGGGCGGCGGTCTTGATACCGGCTCCACGGCCCAGGCAACTGCCAATCTGGTTCAGGATGCTTTGCTGGTCAAGGTTGCCAGGGTTGTGGCGAGCATGCCGGTTGCCACTGCTGCGGTACCGATCATTGCCACGCCGTCACTGGAGCATCAAGTGGTAATGCCGGTCGATCGTGCGCAGGTGCCTGTTGCCGATGATGTGATCGAGTTGCGGGACACCCTCAGTTCGGCCATCTGGGAAGCCTCGCTGAAAGCGGACCCTGAGCATTACCTGGCGCTCAACACATTGCGCCAGGCCTTGATCCGTCATCTGAACGCGGTGGCTGCTTCCGGGGTACGACTGGTCGACATCAAGGTGGCCGAGCCGCTGCCTGCGCTGGTGCTGGCTTATCGCCGCTTCGGCGATGCTACCCGCCTGACCGAGGTTGTGCAGCGTAACCGTGTCCAGCATCCAGGCTTCCTGCCGCCAGGCACTCTGAAAGTCGCGCAGGAGTAA
- a CDS encoding phage tail tape measure protein, translating to MANPSRLEALFKGVDELSPTLANMRKNVDAFKTGLEGSGLGNINIAGVIEGNALTGPLIAGVKAAIGFETSMANVKKVVAFETPQQFQQMGTDILDMSERLPETANGIAAIVATGAKASVPRAELKGFAEDAVKMGVAFGQTGAESGEMMGKWRSSLSLSQPEVQKLAEQINTLGGNDLEKEIATMVTAMAPLGAVAGKASGEVAAMGATLAGMDVPADVATKGVKSLMKTLTEGGPAKAGAFKDLQLDLDQLSKGMQTDPSGTIEKVLSTLSQVDPAKQNDVVSQLFGAESLGAITPLLKNLDDLKANFGKVAEGAKSAGSIEQEFADNSRTTAVAIQQMQNRMDRLGTNIGGIFLPAINDAIAVIGPMISMVAALAAEHPEVIKGVVGAAIGFGVLQVAVLAATNAARLFSMVIGLSPVGIAVRAIALAAGALIANWSSVAPFFAAVWESIKGAASVAWDWLKAAFDWTPLGMIVANWQPLADVFSALWGVIVALSTPVLDFLKTLFDWSPLRLIAVNWQPVSEFYGGLWDGIKAAALVIGDVLKTMFEWSPLGIIIKHWEPIRSWFTDLWTDVRSGIDSVLSFFGFGEEGILKGTSKKLNEFAEAQRLRNAGPGGGTGALLMADAVDTSQLNQQRLNAATGVPSTSQLLAPPGLPEPGSLLLQGAAANRRLEGELNIRFDNAPAGMRPEEVRTNQPGLTISPSVGYRTIGGAGYDYMA from the coding sequence ATGGCAAATCCATCCAGGCTTGAAGCGCTTTTTAAAGGCGTCGATGAGCTGTCTCCTACTCTGGCTAACATGCGCAAGAATGTTGACGCTTTCAAAACCGGGCTCGAAGGGTCCGGTTTGGGGAACATCAACATTGCAGGCGTGATCGAGGGGAATGCCCTGACGGGCCCCTTGATTGCCGGAGTAAAGGCAGCAATCGGTTTTGAAACATCCATGGCCAATGTGAAAAAGGTCGTGGCTTTCGAGACACCGCAGCAATTCCAGCAAATGGGCACCGATATTCTGGACATGAGCGAACGGCTCCCGGAAACCGCCAATGGAATTGCGGCAATCGTGGCAACAGGCGCCAAGGCCAGCGTGCCGCGTGCCGAGTTGAAAGGCTTTGCCGAAGACGCCGTGAAGATGGGCGTTGCCTTTGGCCAGACGGGTGCTGAGTCGGGCGAGATGATGGGCAAGTGGCGATCTTCGCTTAGCCTCTCGCAGCCTGAAGTCCAAAAGCTTGCCGAGCAGATCAATACCCTGGGCGGTAATGATCTGGAGAAAGAGATTGCAACCATGGTCACTGCGATGGCGCCGTTGGGTGCTGTGGCAGGGAAGGCCAGTGGTGAAGTCGCGGCCATGGGTGCCACGTTGGCGGGCATGGATGTGCCGGCTGATGTGGCGACCAAGGGCGTCAAGAGCCTCATGAAAACCCTGACCGAAGGCGGGCCAGCGAAAGCCGGTGCTTTCAAGGACTTGCAGCTTGATCTCGATCAACTGAGCAAGGGCATGCAGACGGACCCTTCCGGGACTATCGAGAAGGTTTTGAGCACCTTGTCCCAGGTGGATCCAGCCAAGCAGAACGATGTGGTTTCGCAGTTGTTCGGTGCCGAATCACTGGGCGCCATAACGCCGTTGTTGAAGAACCTCGATGATCTGAAGGCCAACTTTGGCAAGGTTGCAGAGGGCGCTAAATCCGCGGGCTCGATCGAGCAGGAATTCGCCGACAACTCGCGCACCACGGCGGTTGCCATTCAGCAGATGCAAAACCGTATGGACCGGCTTGGCACCAATATCGGCGGCATTTTCCTGCCTGCGATAAACGATGCAATCGCCGTCATCGGTCCCATGATTTCCATGGTCGCTGCATTGGCGGCCGAACACCCTGAGGTCATCAAAGGCGTTGTAGGCGCTGCGATTGGCTTTGGCGTGTTGCAAGTGGCCGTGCTGGCCGCGACCAATGCAGCTCGACTGTTCAGCATGGTGATCGGCTTGTCGCCGGTGGGAATCGCTGTGCGCGCTATTGCTCTGGCTGCGGGCGCGCTTATTGCCAACTGGTCTTCCGTCGCACCGTTTTTTGCGGCCGTCTGGGAGTCGATCAAAGGAGCGGCCAGTGTGGCCTGGGACTGGCTCAAGGCTGCGTTCGACTGGACGCCACTGGGCATGATCGTGGCCAACTGGCAGCCATTGGCCGATGTTTTTTCAGCGCTCTGGGGCGTGATTGTGGCGTTATCCACGCCGGTTCTGGATTTTCTGAAAACCCTGTTCGACTGGTCGCCGTTGAGGTTGATTGCAGTGAACTGGCAACCGGTCAGCGAGTTTTACGGCGGCCTGTGGGATGGGATCAAGGCCGCAGCGCTTGTCATCGGCGATGTGCTGAAAACCATGTTCGAGTGGTCACCCCTGGGGATCATCATCAAGCATTGGGAGCCGATCAGAAGCTGGTTCACGGATCTGTGGACGGATGTGCGGTCGGGCATCGACTCGGTATTGAGCTTTTTCGGCTTTGGGGAGGAAGGGATTCTCAAAGGCACTAGCAAAAAACTCAATGAGTTTGCCGAAGCACAAAGGCTTCGCAATGCCGGGCCTGGTGGCGGTACTGGCGCGTTGCTGATGGCAGATGCCGTCGACACCAGTCAGCTGAATCAACAACGTCTCAACGCTGCGACGGGCGTGCCATCGACCAGCCAACTGCTGGCTCCTCCAGGGCTGCCTGAACCCGGCAGCCTGCTTCTGCAAGGAGCAGCTGCTAATCGGCGTCTTGAAGGTGAGCTCAACATCCGTTTTGACAATGCACCGGCGGGCATGCGCCCGGAAGAGGTGAGGACCAATCAGCCAGGCTTGACGATCTCGCCAAGCGTTGGCTACCGAACAATCGGAGGCGCAGGATATGACTACATGGCGTGA
- a CDS encoding phage tail assembly protein, translated as MSEVIVLASPVEAHGESLSQLTFRRPTAQEARAIKALPYKIDKHEDVSLDLDVAAKYIAVCAGIPPSSVDQLDLSDINKLSWKVASFFMAAASGTSKA; from the coding sequence ATGAGTGAAGTCATCGTACTGGCGAGCCCGGTCGAGGCTCACGGGGAATCCCTTTCGCAACTGACTTTCCGTCGTCCTACGGCGCAGGAAGCACGAGCGATCAAGGCGCTGCCTTACAAGATCGACAAGCACGAAGACGTGTCGCTCGACCTTGACGTTGCTGCGAAGTACATCGCGGTCTGCGCAGGCATTCCTCCGTCCTCGGTCGATCAACTGGACCTTTCCGATATCAACAAGCTGAGCTGGAAGGTCGCGAGTTTTTTCATGGCAGCGGCATCAGGGACCTCCAAGGCCTGA
- a CDS encoding phage tail tube protein — MGQKVAGTCYIKVDGTQLTISGGVEAPLMNIKRETVLPGYFKETDKAPWLKLTALHTPDFPLKALTTGVDMTITCEFKNGKVYVLSGAYLVDEPGSKGEEGTIELKFDGNQGSWQ, encoded by the coding sequence ATGGGTCAGAAAGTAGCTGGTACTTGCTACATCAAGGTCGACGGCACTCAATTGACCATCAGCGGCGGTGTTGAAGCCCCGCTGATGAACATCAAGCGCGAGACCGTCTTGCCGGGTTATTTCAAGGAAACCGACAAGGCGCCGTGGTTGAAACTCACTGCGCTGCACACCCCGGACTTTCCCTTGAAAGCGCTCACCACCGGTGTGGACATGACCATCACCTGTGAATTCAAGAACGGCAAGGTCTACGTCCTGTCGGGTGCGTACCTGGTCGATGAGCCGGGCAGCAAGGGCGAGGAAGGCACCATCGAGCTGAAGTTCGACGGTAACCAGGGGAGCTGGCAATGA
- a CDS encoding phage tail sheath subtilisin-like domain-containing protein encodes MAISFNNIPSDVRVPLFYAEMDNSAANSASASMRRLIVAQVNDDATGPEIGSLVLVPSVSLAKNIGGQGSMLASMYETWRKADPTGEVWCLPLLNTVGSKASATLTFTGTVTESGLLNLYVGGVRVQASVVNGATAAQAATALSVKINATPDLPIKAEVEAGVVTLSVKWTGESGNDIQLEFNRLGKTNGEVTPAGLAVVATALTGGVGTPDQVAALAALGDEPFEFLCVPWTDTNTLDAWKAAMDDSTGRWSWAKQLYGHVYSAKRGTVGTLVAAGQLRNDQHVTIQGVEIGVPQPVWVQAAALAARTAVFISADASRPTQTGTLPGLDPAPASARFTLTERESLLRYGIATAYYEGGYVRIQRSITTYQKNAYGQADNSYLDSETLHQSAFIIRRLQSVITSKYGRHKLANDGTRFGAGQPIVTPVTIRGELIAQYARLEEEGHVENAELFAEYLIVERDSQDPSRINVMFPPDYINGLRVFALLNQFRLQYDAAA; translated from the coding sequence ATGGCTATCAGTTTCAATAACATTCCATCCGATGTTCGTGTTCCGCTGTTCTATGCGGAAATGGACAATTCTGCCGCCAACAGCGCATCGGCCAGCATGCGCCGTCTGATCGTTGCCCAGGTCAACGACGATGCAACCGGTCCTGAAATCGGTTCGCTGGTACTGGTGCCCAGTGTATCGCTGGCCAAGAACATCGGCGGCCAGGGTTCCATGCTGGCCTCGATGTACGAAACCTGGCGCAAGGCCGATCCGACCGGTGAAGTCTGGTGCCTGCCGCTGCTCAACACGGTCGGCTCCAAGGCCAGCGCCACCCTCACGTTTACAGGCACTGTCACCGAGTCCGGTCTGCTGAACCTGTACGTCGGTGGCGTACGGGTGCAGGCTAGCGTCGTCAATGGCGCGACCGCTGCCCAGGCGGCCACGGCGTTGTCGGTAAAGATCAATGCTACGCCGGACCTGCCGATCAAGGCCGAGGTCGAGGCGGGTGTTGTGACCCTGTCCGTCAAATGGACAGGTGAGAGCGGTAACGACATCCAGCTGGAATTCAATCGCCTGGGTAAAACCAATGGCGAGGTGACTCCAGCCGGTCTGGCCGTTGTTGCCACTGCCCTGACCGGCGGTGTCGGCACTCCCGATCAGGTGGCTGCACTGGCCGCGCTGGGCGATGAGCCTTTCGAGTTCCTGTGCGTGCCATGGACCGATACCAACACGCTGGATGCCTGGAAGGCAGCAATGGATGACAGCACCGGTCGCTGGAGCTGGGCCAAGCAACTCTATGGCCACGTCTACAGCGCCAAGCGCGGTACGGTCGGTACGCTGGTCGCCGCAGGTCAGCTGCGTAACGATCAGCATGTCACGATCCAGGGTGTCGAAATCGGTGTGCCACAGCCGGTGTGGGTGCAGGCTGCAGCGCTGGCTGCGCGTACTGCCGTGTTCATCTCGGCCGACGCCAGTCGTCCGACCCAGACCGGCACCCTGCCTGGCCTGGACCCGGCGCCTGCCAGTGCCCGCTTCACGCTCACTGAGCGCGAGTCGCTGCTGCGTTACGGTATCGCTACCGCTTACTACGAAGGCGGTTACGTGCGCATTCAGCGTTCGATCACCACGTACCAGAAGAACGCCTACGGTCAGGCGGACAACTCGTACCTGGACAGCGAAACCCTGCACCAGTCGGCGTTCATCATTCGCCGTCTGCAAAGCGTGATCACCAGCAAGTATGGCCGCCACAAACTGGCCAACGACGGTACCCGTTTCGGTGCCGGCCAGCCGATCGTCACGCCAGTCACCATTCGTGGTGAGCTGATCGCTCAGTACGCCAGGCTTGAAGAAGAAGGCCATGTGGAAAACGCAGAACTGTTCGCAGAGTATCTGATCGTCGAACGCGACAGCCAGGACCCGAGCCGTATCAACGTGATGTTCCCACCGGACTACATCAACGGTCTGCGTGTGTTCGCCCTGCTCAATCAGTTCCGCCTGCAGTACGACGCTGCGGCTTAA
- a CDS encoding DUF2635 domain-containing protein, whose translation MTQRITVIPAPGRVVPDPEAGDLLPAEGREVRFNAWWQRRYNDGDVTTATEQPTTKAVTA comes from the coding sequence ATGACTCAACGCATCACTGTGATTCCGGCCCCAGGCCGTGTTGTACCCGATCCGGAGGCTGGCGACCTGCTGCCTGCCGAAGGTCGTGAAGTCCGATTCAACGCATGGTGGCAGCGTCGTTACAACGACGGCGATGTCACCACTGCAACCGAGCAACCAACCACCAAAGCCGTCACGGCGTAA
- a CDS encoding phage tail terminator protein, translating to MKITPIVAHLQATCPSFAGRISAGIYWNAVMNSTALASPSAYVIATGDAATANDLNNAIRQNITDRIDVVVVLSGSDERGQDASEQLHAIRAEIWRALVGWNAGSDYEPLEYTGGGLLQVNASQVAWRFGFSAQFQLGRNTSDQPAETWHEAFLDGLPGFTGATFDMDCIDPADPNLKSPGPDGRIEVKFSGDVTP from the coding sequence ATGAAGATAACCCCGATTGTTGCTCATCTGCAGGCGACATGCCCGAGCTTTGCCGGACGAATCAGCGCCGGCATTTACTGGAACGCTGTCATGAACAGCACTGCGCTCGCTTCCCCCTCGGCCTACGTGATTGCCACGGGCGATGCGGCGACGGCCAACGACCTGAATAACGCGATCCGCCAGAACATCACCGACCGGATTGATGTGGTGGTCGTGCTCTCTGGCAGTGATGAACGCGGCCAGGACGCAAGCGAGCAACTGCATGCCATTCGCGCCGAGATATGGCGTGCGCTGGTGGGCTGGAACGCCGGCAGCGATTACGAGCCGCTGGAGTACACGGGCGGCGGGCTGTTGCAGGTCAATGCCTCGCAAGTGGCGTGGCGCTTTGGTTTCTCGGCGCAGTTTCAACTGGGCCGCAATACATCCGATCAGCCTGCCGAAACCTGGCACGAGGCTTTTCTGGATGGTCTGCCGGGTTTCACCGGCGCGACTTTCGACATGGACTGTATCGATCCGGCAGATCCGAACCTGAAATCTCCCGGACCCGATGGGCGTATCGAAGTGAAGTTCTCAGGAGACGTAACACCATGA
- a CDS encoding DUF3450 domain-containing protein, which yields MDPTDLGPGTATWLGGTGTILLGGFLWLRKFLSRDAADRAMDNADIGTVRRLNELLDSEREARKEAEARADQFARERNELAAAVGRMEGKVEVLTSQIAQLTDKVTTQSAEIARLRSQLGGSTDGQMRN from the coding sequence ATGGACCCTACTGACCTAGGCCCAGGCACAGCTACCTGGCTGGGCGGGACCGGCACCATCCTGCTTGGTGGTTTTTTATGGCTGCGCAAGTTTCTTTCCAGAGACGCCGCAGACAGGGCAATGGATAACGCCGATATCGGCACCGTCCGGCGTCTGAATGAATTGCTCGATTCCGAGCGTGAGGCTCGCAAGGAAGCTGAAGCCCGAGCTGACCAGTTTGCCAGGGAGCGTAACGAGCTGGCCGCTGCGGTGGGCCGGATGGAGGGCAAGGTTGAAGTCCTTACCAGCCAGATTGCCCAGCTCACTGACAAGGTGACAACGCAAAGCGCCGAAATTGCCCGGCTGCGTTCTCAATTAGGAGGCTCCACGGATGGACAGATGCGCAATTAA
- a CDS encoding LexA family protein yields the protein MENLNISQEDMAERMGVTPGAVGHWLNGKREPKIDVINRFLSELGLPILATSLPSHEQGQQNVAPTVQPSRFYRYPVISWVEAGGWNEAVEPYPAGYSDTFELTDYKAKGQAFWLMVRGDSMTATAGQSIPEGMLILVDTGLEPTPGKLVIAKLPESNEATFKKLVEDAGRYFLKPLNPAYPTIPITEDCKLIGVIRQMTMRL from the coding sequence ATGGAGAACCTGAACATCAGCCAGGAAGACATGGCTGAGCGAATGGGTGTGACTCCAGGTGCCGTAGGGCATTGGCTGAACGGAAAGCGTGAACCGAAGATAGATGTGATCAACCGGTTTTTGAGCGAGCTGGGGCTACCCATTCTTGCAACGTCGCTCCCTTCCCATGAGCAGGGGCAACAGAACGTTGCGCCTACCGTTCAACCCTCGCGCTTTTATCGGTACCCGGTGATCAGTTGGGTAGAGGCCGGCGGCTGGAACGAAGCTGTCGAGCCCTACCCGGCCGGCTATTCGGATACCTTTGAACTCACCGACTATAAGGCCAAAGGCCAGGCCTTCTGGCTGATGGTGCGCGGCGATTCCATGACCGCTACGGCAGGTCAGAGCATTCCGGAAGGCATGCTGATCCTGGTCGACACCGGGCTCGAGCCAACCCCCGGAAAGCTGGTGATTGCCAAGCTGCCCGAGAGTAACGAGGCCACATTCAAGAAGCTGGTCGAGGATGCCGGTCGCTATTTCCTCAAACCCCTCAACCCAGCCTATCCAACGATCCCCATCACGGAAGACTGCAAGTTGATCGGCGTCATCAGACAGATGACGATGCGGCTCTAG
- a CDS encoding DUF1654 domain-containing protein gives MPAWTPDMSQHDAYLALVQRIQALISSPQAQIEHQIRLHREPGESRLHWEQIAEQLMEAEGVTVTRDSANDTLHLAWYVEYEDDSQYRS, from the coding sequence ATGCCTGCCTGGACACCTGATATGTCGCAACACGATGCTTATCTGGCGTTGGTCCAACGTATTCAAGCACTCATCAGCAGCCCCCAGGCTCAGATCGAGCACCAGATTCGCCTGCACAGGGAACCCGGTGAGTCGCGCCTGCACTGGGAGCAGATCGCCGAGCAACTCATGGAAGCCGAAGGCGTCACCGTCACCCGCGACAGTGCAAACGACACCCTCCATCTCGCCTGGTATGTGGAATACGAAGACGATAGCCAATACAGATCGTAG
- a CDS encoding pyocin activator PrtN family protein — MTNTLDLLRKEFATPCPTLSAVRERYFSHISNDRNLLRKINAGRIALKVNRTGGTRQGHPFVYLHELAAYLDAIAHEQAA; from the coding sequence ATGACCAACACACTGGATCTGCTTCGCAAAGAATTTGCCACCCCATGCCCAACCTTGAGCGCAGTCAGGGAGCGGTATTTCTCGCACATCTCGAACGACCGCAATCTGCTGCGCAAGATCAACGCCGGGCGTATCGCCTTGAAAGTCAACCGCACCGGCGGCACACGTCAGGGCCATCCCTTCGTGTACCTGCACGAGCTGGCCGCCTATCTGGATGCAATCGCACACGAACAGGCAGCGTGA